One genomic segment of bacterium includes these proteins:
- the aprB gene encoding adenylyl-sulfate reductase subunit beta gives MPSFVIPDKCDGCKALDKTACQYICPNDLMVLDKDKMKAFNQDPSQCWECMCCVKICPTSAIDVRGYADFVPMGASVVPMRSTDSIMWTVKFRNGNIKRFKFPIRTTPEGEAVPSGGWDNAPDLDGPVLYTEPESNGLSELWTKGR, from the coding sequence ATGCCAAGTTTTGTGATTCCGGACAAGTGTGACGGATGCAAGGCGCTCGACAAGACCGCCTGCCAGTACATCTGTCCGAACGACCTCATGGTCCTGGACAAGGACAAGATGAAGGCGTTCAATCAGGATCCGTCACAGTGCTGGGAATGCATGTGCTGCGTGAAGATCTGCCCCACGAGCGCCATCGACGTGCGCGGTTACGCGGACTTCGTGCCCATGGGCGCTTCGGTGGTGCCCATGCGCTCGACCGACAGCATCATGTGGACCGTCAAGTTCCGCAACGGCAACATCAAGCGCTTCAAGTTCCCCATCCGCACGACTCCCGAAGGCGAAGCCGTGCCCAGCGGCGGCTGGGACAACGCTCCCGACCTCGATGGACCGGTTCTGTACACCGAGCCCGAATCCAACGGGTTGTCTGAACTCTGGACGAAGGGAAGGTAG
- a CDS encoding LysR family transcriptional regulator, whose translation MAVVEEGGFNRSTTRLHMTQPAISYQIKLLEADLGMPLFYRLSRGISPTEAGRVLYQHALKIEEAVHQAHQALERLSDGVAGEVRIGTVNSVGIYFLPAILQSMRKKHPSARPTVLYRNSYEITEALLANRVDVALVANPQPDRRLRHEIIFEENVSLVCGRSHPFFGRKSIRPEELDGQPFASLTPENPTGQIVRDHLVKLGVSVETVVSTDNVETVREMVEAGLGVAFLPDMVTSRGIACEGRPLGTFDRIQIVPPLTRRIVLVTWKQVEPTPAVAAFLSELRAHGAAWKGCVDKEDI comes from the coding sequence ATGGCCGTCGTGGAAGAAGGCGGCTTCAACCGGTCGACGACCCGGTTGCACATGACCCAGCCGGCTATTTCCTATCAGATCAAGCTGCTCGAGGCCGATCTGGGCATGCCGCTCTTCTATCGCCTGTCGCGCGGCATCAGCCCAACCGAAGCGGGACGGGTGCTCTACCAGCACGCGCTCAAGATAGAGGAGGCCGTGCACCAGGCCCATCAGGCCCTGGAACGCCTTTCCGACGGCGTGGCGGGCGAGGTGCGCATCGGCACGGTGAACAGCGTCGGCATCTACTTCCTGCCCGCGATCCTGCAGAGCATGCGCAAGAAGCATCCCTCGGCCCGTCCGACCGTCCTGTACCGCAATTCCTACGAGATCACCGAAGCGCTCCTGGCCAATCGGGTGGACGTGGCCCTGGTGGCGAACCCCCAGCCGGACCGGCGGCTGCGGCACGAGATCATCTTCGAGGAGAACGTTTCGCTGGTCTGCGGCCGCTCGCACCCCTTCTTCGGGCGCAAGTCGATACGCCCCGAGGAACTTGACGGCCAGCCCTTCGCCTCCCTGACCCCGGAAAATCCGACTGGGCAGATCGTACGCGACCACCTGGTCAAGCTGGGCGTCAGCGTCGAGACCGTCGTCTCGACCGATAACGTCGAAACCGTCCGCGAGATGGTCGAGGCCGGCCTGGGCGTCGCCTTTCTCCCGGATATGGTCACCAGCCGGGGCATCGCCTGCGAAGGACGGCCGCTGGGGACCTTCGACCGGATCCAGATCGTGCCCCCGCTGACCCGGCGCATCGTGCTGGTCACCTGGAAACAGGTCGAGCCGACGCCGGCGGTGGCCGCCTTCCTGAGCGAGTTGAGGGCCCACGGGGCGGCCTGGAAGGGCTGCGTCGATAAAGAAGATATATGA